The proteins below come from a single Comamonas antarctica genomic window:
- a CDS encoding putative hemolysin, whose protein sequence is MHQCPLHTLAGVATALLLVACAPQPPRPAGLVNPATSYCHARGGRTLLGYTADGREGLCFLPDGALVDEWQLYRGDHPCR, encoded by the coding sequence ATGCACCAATGTCCGCTGCACACCCTGGCCGGCGTCGCCACGGCGCTGTTGCTCGTCGCCTGCGCGCCACAGCCGCCCCGGCCCGCTGGCCTGGTCAATCCAGCCACCAGCTACTGCCATGCGCGCGGCGGACGCACGCTGCTGGGCTACACGGCCGATGGCCGCGAAGGCCTGTGCTTTCTGCCCGATGGCGCGCTGGTCGACGAGTGGCAGCTGTATCGCGGCGATCACCCCTGCCGATAG
- a CDS encoding ABC transporter ATP-binding protein — protein MNDRFIELQGVSQSFKTAKGQFLALDNIDLRIPKGDFVALIGHSGCGKSTLLNLIAGLTTPSTGVLLCANREIQGPAPERAVVFQNHSLLPWLTCYENVYLAVERVFGQAENRAQLKQRTEAALALVGLAHAQGKRPGEISGGMKQRVGIARALSMEPQVLLMDEPFGALDALTRAKLQDELLEIVARTRSTVVMVTHDVDEAVLLSDRIVMMTNGPAAHIGEVLHVDIPRPRKRVELATDPEYLRCRQAVMDFLYTRQSHVEKAA, from the coding sequence ATGAACGACCGATTCATCGAGCTGCAAGGCGTCTCGCAAAGCTTCAAGACCGCCAAGGGCCAGTTCCTGGCGCTCGACAACATCGACCTGCGCATTCCCAAGGGCGATTTCGTCGCGCTGATCGGGCACTCGGGCTGCGGCAAGTCGACGCTGCTCAACCTGATTGCCGGCCTCACCACGCCGAGCACGGGCGTGCTGCTGTGCGCCAACCGCGAGATCCAGGGTCCCGCGCCCGAGCGCGCCGTGGTGTTCCAGAACCACTCGCTTTTGCCCTGGCTGACCTGCTACGAGAACGTATACCTGGCCGTGGAACGCGTGTTCGGCCAGGCCGAAAACCGCGCCCAGCTCAAGCAGCGCACCGAGGCGGCGCTGGCCCTGGTCGGGCTGGCCCATGCGCAAGGCAAGCGCCCGGGCGAGATCTCGGGCGGCATGAAGCAGCGCGTGGGCATCGCGCGCGCCCTGTCGATGGAACCCCAGGTGCTGCTGATGGACGAGCCGTTCGGCGCGCTGGACGCGCTCACGCGCGCCAAGCTGCAGGACGAGTTGCTGGAGATCGTGGCGCGCACGCGCAGCACGGTGGTCATGGTCACGCACGATGTCGACGAAGCCGTGCTGCTGTCGGACAGGATCGTGATGATGACCAACGGCCCGGCCGCGCATATCGGCGAAGTGCTGCATGTCGACATCCCGCGCCCGCGCAAGCGCGTCGAACTGGCCACCGACCCCGAGTACCTGCGCTGCCGCCAGGCGGTGATGGACTTTCTGTACACGCGCCAGAGCCACGTGGAAAAAGCCGCCTGA
- a CDS encoding DNA/RNA non-specific endonuclease produces the protein MHAVRAGAAEAAWRNALHCCAAASLLALLAGCALRPAPQLSIVDTRFAECPQFFPAQTAPVVPRAPQLRELCYSAFAILHSGETKTPVFVAEHLDRSMIHAARAQQRSNRFFADARLPRGERAELADYRGSGYSRGHMAPAGDMSTPDAMAQSFSLANMVPQDQIFNGGAWAQVEQETRQYVLRARADVYVFTGPVFAAGAPAIGPNRVQVPSHLFKLVYDPCTGRSWAHWLANAPDTRVLPPISYAELVQRTRIQFLPPNARAAHSDNGCPHPTPSQGEIRATMEREDAAR, from the coding sequence ATGCACGCTGTCCGGGCGGGAGCGGCTGAAGCCGCGTGGCGCAACGCGCTGCATTGCTGTGCGGCCGCAAGCCTGCTGGCGCTGCTGGCCGGCTGCGCGCTGCGCCCGGCGCCGCAGCTGTCGATCGTCGATACGCGGTTTGCCGAATGCCCGCAGTTCTTTCCGGCACAGACCGCGCCCGTGGTGCCGCGCGCGCCGCAACTGCGCGAACTGTGCTACAGCGCCTTTGCGATCCTGCACAGCGGCGAAACCAAGACCCCGGTGTTCGTTGCCGAGCATCTCGACCGATCCATGATCCACGCGGCACGCGCACAGCAGCGCAGCAACCGCTTCTTTGCCGATGCGCGCCTGCCCCGGGGCGAGCGCGCCGAACTGGCCGACTACCGCGGCTCGGGCTACTCGCGCGGCCACATGGCGCCGGCCGGCGACATGAGCACGCCGGATGCCATGGCGCAAAGCTTCAGCCTGGCCAACATGGTGCCGCAGGACCAGATCTTCAACGGCGGCGCCTGGGCGCAGGTCGAGCAGGAGACGCGCCAGTACGTGCTGCGTGCGCGCGCCGATGTCTACGTCTTCACGGGCCCGGTATTTGCGGCCGGCGCGCCGGCGATAGGCCCGAACCGGGTGCAGGTGCCCAGCCATCTGTTCAAGCTGGTCTACGACCCCTGCACGGGCAGGAGCTGGGCGCACTGGCTGGCCAACGCACCCGACACCCGCGTGTTGCCGCCCATCAGCTACGCCGAGCTGGTGCAGCGCACGCGCATCCAGTTCCTGCCGCCCAACGCACGCGCGGCACATTCCGACAATGGCTGCCCGCATCCGACGCCTTCGCAGGGTGAAATCCGTGCGACGATGGAGCGTGAGGACGCAGCGCGATGA
- a CDS encoding CmpA/NrtA family ABC transporter substrate-binding protein, whose product MPDLMKTGLQRRTVLQAATVGAAGISPALRALVHAQGSDAPEKKEVKIGFIPLTDCASVVMASVLGIDQKYGIKIIPTKEASWAGVRDKLVNGELDCAHVLYGLVYGVHLGIGGPKKDMAVLMNLNNNGQAITLAKKLADKGAVDGPGLARLMASEKREYTFAQTFPTGTHAMWLYYWLAANGIDPMKDAKVITVPPPQMVANMRVGNMDGFCVGEPWNHRAIMDGIGVTAATTQQIWKDHPEKVLGTTAEFADKYPNTARAVTAAILEAGRWIDASLANKTRMAETIAAKSYVNTSVDAINQRILGRYQNGMGKTWDDPDHMKFYNEGMVNYPYLSDGMWFLTQHKRWGLLKEHPDYLGVAKSINRIELYKQAAAASKTPLPKSDMRSSKLIDGVVWDGTQPQKYADSFKIKA is encoded by the coding sequence ATGCCCGACCTGATGAAAACCGGACTCCAGCGCCGCACCGTATTGCAAGCCGCCACCGTGGGCGCCGCGGGAATCTCCCCCGCGCTGCGCGCACTGGTGCATGCCCAGGGGTCGGATGCGCCCGAGAAGAAGGAGGTGAAGATCGGCTTCATTCCGCTGACCGACTGCGCCAGCGTGGTGATGGCCTCGGTGCTGGGCATCGACCAGAAATACGGCATCAAGATCATTCCGACCAAGGAAGCGAGCTGGGCCGGCGTGCGCGACAAGCTGGTCAATGGCGAGCTGGACTGCGCGCATGTGCTCTATGGCCTGGTCTATGGCGTGCACCTGGGCATCGGCGGGCCGAAGAAGGACATGGCGGTGCTCATGAACCTCAACAACAACGGCCAGGCGATCACCTTGGCCAAGAAGCTGGCCGACAAAGGCGCGGTCGACGGCCCGGGCCTGGCCAGGCTCATGGCCAGCGAGAAGCGCGAATACACCTTTGCCCAAACCTTTCCCACGGGCACGCATGCGATGTGGCTCTACTACTGGCTCGCGGCCAACGGCATCGACCCGATGAAGGATGCGAAGGTCATCACCGTGCCGCCGCCGCAGATGGTGGCCAACATGCGCGTCGGCAACATGGACGGCTTCTGCGTGGGCGAGCCCTGGAACCACCGCGCGATCATGGACGGCATAGGCGTGACCGCGGCCACGACGCAGCAGATCTGGAAGGACCACCCCGAGAAGGTGCTGGGCACCACGGCCGAGTTCGCCGACAAGTACCCGAACACCGCGCGCGCGGTCACGGCCGCGATTCTCGAGGCCGGCCGCTGGATCGATGCCAGCTTGGCCAACAAGACCCGCATGGCCGAGACCATTGCCGCCAAGTCCTATGTGAACACCAGCGTCGACGCCATCAACCAGCGCATCCTGGGCCGCTACCAGAACGGCATGGGCAAGACCTGGGACGACCCCGACCACATGAAGTTCTACAACGAGGGCATGGTCAACTACCCCTATCTCTCGGACGGCATGTGGTTCCTGACCCAGCACAAGCGCTGGGGCCTGCTCAAGGAGCATCCCGACTACCTGGGCGTGGCCAAGTCCATCAACCGCATCGAGCTCTACAAGCAGGCCGCCGCGGCCTCCAAGACGCCGCTGCCCAAGAGCGACATGCGCAGCAGCAAGCTGATCGACGGCGTGGTCTGGGACGGCACGCAGCCGCAGAAATACGCCGACAGCTTCAAGATCAAGGCCTGA
- a CDS encoding Bug family tripartite tricarboxylate transporter substrate binding protein: protein MAATRRSATWLLFENITSIAPHLKGDKLTALAVTGAARDSRLPQLPTLAESGLTSYQAVAWNGYVAPAGVDAKTLDFLNAAFSKALSSPAVKQQLNAQAYDVHVGPRQALFELAKRERPVWADVIRRLGAKLD, encoded by the coding sequence ATGGCGGCGACACGCCGTTCGGCAACCTGGCTGTTGTTCGAGAACATCACCTCGATTGCGCCGCACCTCAAGGGCGACAAGCTGACGGCGCTGGCCGTGACCGGCGCCGCGCGCGACAGCCGCCTGCCGCAACTCCCCACGCTGGCCGAGTCGGGCCTGACCAGCTACCAGGCCGTGGCCTGGAACGGCTATGTCGCGCCCGCAGGTGTCGACGCGAAAACGCTGGACTTCCTGAATGCGGCCTTCAGCAAGGCGCTGTCGTCGCCCGCGGTCAAGCAGCAGTTGAATGCGCAGGCCTACGACGTGCATGTCGGCCCGCGCCAGGCATTGTTCGAGCTGGCGAAAAGGGAACGCCCGGTCTGGGCCGATGTGATCCGGCGCTTGGGCGCGAAACTGGATTGA
- the queE gene encoding 7-carboxy-7-deazaguanine synthase gives MTYSVKEIFYTLQGEGGQAGRAAVFCRFAGCNLWTGREKDRAKAICQFCDTDFVGTDGEGGGKFATAQALAAKVRSLWPDTPSGKPLVVCTGGEPLMQLDQALVDALHACGFEIAVETNGTQPAPRGLDWICVSPKAGAPLVLTEGAELKLVFPQPGAMPEQFAHLAFTHHFLQPMDGPEQQRNMRLAVEYCMAHPQWRLSIQTHKVVGIA, from the coding sequence ATGACCTACTCCGTCAAGGAAATCTTCTACACGCTGCAAGGCGAGGGCGGCCAGGCCGGGCGCGCGGCGGTGTTCTGCCGCTTTGCCGGCTGCAACCTGTGGACCGGCCGCGAGAAAGACCGCGCCAAGGCCATCTGCCAGTTCTGCGATACCGATTTCGTCGGCACCGATGGCGAAGGCGGCGGCAAGTTCGCGACGGCCCAGGCGCTGGCAGCCAAGGTGCGCTCGCTTTGGCCCGACACGCCGTCGGGCAAGCCGCTGGTGGTCTGCACCGGCGGCGAGCCGTTGATGCAGCTCGACCAGGCGCTGGTCGATGCGCTGCATGCCTGCGGCTTCGAGATTGCCGTCGAAACCAACGGCACCCAGCCCGCGCCGCGCGGCCTGGACTGGATCTGCGTGAGCCCCAAGGCCGGCGCGCCGCTGGTGCTGACCGAGGGCGCGGAGCTCAAACTGGTGTTCCCGCAGCCTGGCGCGATGCCCGAGCAGTTTGCGCATCTGGCATTCACGCACCATTTCCTGCAGCCCATGGACGGACCCGAGCAGCAGCGCAACATGCGGCTGGCGGTCGAGTACTGCATGGCGCATCCGCAGTGGCGGCTATCCATCCAGACCCACAAGGTCGTCGGCATCGCCTGA
- the ntrB gene encoding nitrate ABC transporter permease, whose product MNTQTLLPAAAPPGARPARPVESVEPAAEPTLSAAIPVAAPSSPRTPSPLSAKAGQWVQAAVPPLLGLALLVLAWAGISMATSGSIPGPAATFDQAVELFSDPFYRNGPNDQGVGWNVLASLERVAIGFGLAAIVGIPAGFLIGRFRFLSKMFNPIISLLKPVSPLAWLPIGLLVFKGANPAAIWTIFICSIWPMVINTAIGVQRVPQDYMNVARVLNLSEWKIATKILLPSVLPYMLTGVRLAVGTAWLVIVAAEMLTGGVGIGFWVWDEWNNLNVMNIIIAIGVIGVVGLGLELLLVQIAKAFTYEEVKS is encoded by the coding sequence ATGAACACTCAGACCCTGCTGCCCGCCGCCGCGCCGCCGGGCGCGCGCCCGGCCCGCCCCGTGGAATCCGTGGAACCCGCTGCCGAGCCCACGCTATCGGCGGCGATACCCGTTGCCGCCCCCTCCTCCCCACGGACTCCCAGCCCGCTGTCCGCCAAGGCCGGCCAGTGGGTGCAGGCCGCGGTGCCGCCGTTGCTGGGCCTGGCGCTGCTGGTGCTGGCCTGGGCCGGCATCTCCATGGCCACCAGCGGCAGCATTCCCGGCCCGGCCGCGACCTTCGACCAGGCCGTGGAGCTGTTCAGCGACCCGTTCTACCGCAACGGCCCGAACGACCAGGGCGTGGGCTGGAACGTGCTGGCCTCGCTCGAGCGCGTGGCCATCGGCTTCGGCCTCGCGGCCATCGTCGGCATTCCCGCGGGCTTCCTGATCGGGCGCTTCCGCTTCCTGTCGAAGATGTTCAACCCGATCATCAGCCTGCTCAAGCCGGTATCGCCGCTGGCCTGGCTGCCGATCGGCCTGCTGGTGTTCAAAGGAGCGAATCCCGCGGCCATCTGGACCATCTTCATCTGCTCGATCTGGCCCATGGTCATCAACACCGCCATCGGCGTGCAGCGCGTGCCGCAGGACTATATGAACGTGGCACGCGTGCTCAACCTGTCCGAATGGAAGATCGCCACCAAGATCCTGCTGCCTTCGGTGCTGCCCTACATGCTGACCGGCGTGCGCCTCGCGGTGGGCACGGCCTGGCTGGTGATCGTCGCCGCCGAGATGCTCACCGGCGGCGTCGGCATCGGTTTCTGGGTCTGGGACGAATGGAACAACCTGAATGTCATGAACATCATCATCGCGATCGGCGTGATCGGTGTCGTGGGGCTGGGGCTGGAGCTGCTGCTGGTGCAGATCGCCAAGGCGTTTACCTATGAGGAGGTGAAGTCATGA
- a CDS encoding DUF2946 family protein, whose amino-acid sequence MQALRNSLSLTRLVMAWFALTLGIAVASPIVQPQHLEMICGAGGSMQMVVLDDEGELVAGAHHSLDCPLCLSITTPPVYSTPHLTQPQPLGHALQPVAAARIAALVGAPLPPRGPPARV is encoded by the coding sequence ATGCAAGCCCTGCGCAACTCCCTGTCCCTGACCCGCCTGGTAATGGCGTGGTTTGCGCTGACGCTGGGCATTGCCGTGGCGTCGCCCATCGTGCAACCGCAGCATCTGGAGATGATCTGCGGAGCGGGCGGCAGCATGCAGATGGTCGTGCTCGATGACGAGGGCGAGCTGGTCGCGGGCGCGCACCATTCGCTGGACTGCCCGCTGTGCCTGTCCATCACCACGCCGCCGGTCTACTCGACCCCGCATCTCACGCAGCCCCAGCCGCTGGGACATGCGCTGCAGCCGGTGGCGGCGGCGCGCATTGCCGCGCTGGTCGGGGCGCCGCTGCCCCCGCGCGGTCCGCCCGCGCGCGTGTAA
- a CDS encoding ANTAR domain-containing response regulator: MSQPLRIVVIIPDLAVMDDQEDHVRQQLERSRALRMGLLEAQYDVVATLPADVFLHERIAQLRPDLIIVDAESEARDALEHVVLATRDERRPIVLFTNDPDTTHVPDAVAAGVCAYIVEGLAPPRIRPILQVAMARFQHEQALRAELKDARDELKDRKTIDRAKGILMQRQALSEKQAYDRLRKLAMDKGVKMVQIAQRMIDAAELLG; encoded by the coding sequence ATGAGCCAACCCCTGCGCATCGTGGTCATCATTCCCGACCTGGCCGTCATGGACGACCAGGAAGACCATGTGCGCCAGCAACTCGAGCGCTCGCGCGCGCTGCGCATGGGACTGCTCGAGGCGCAATACGATGTGGTGGCCACGCTGCCCGCGGACGTATTCCTGCACGAGCGCATCGCCCAGCTGCGCCCCGACCTGATCATCGTCGACGCCGAAAGCGAGGCGCGCGACGCGCTCGAGCATGTGGTCTTGGCGACGCGCGACGAGCGCCGGCCCATCGTGCTGTTCACCAACGACCCCGACACCACCCATGTGCCCGATGCCGTGGCCGCGGGCGTCTGCGCCTATATCGTCGAAGGGCTGGCGCCGCCGCGCATACGCCCCATCCTGCAGGTCGCGATGGCGCGTTTTCAACACGAGCAGGCGCTGCGCGCCGAGCTCAAGGATGCCCGCGACGAACTCAAGGACCGCAAGACCATCGACCGCGCCAAGGGCATCCTGATGCAGCGCCAGGCGCTGAGCGAGAAGCAGGCCTATGACCGGCTGCGCAAGCTCGCGATGGACAAGGGCGTCAAGATGGTGCAAATCGCCCAGCGCATGATCGACGCCGCCGAACTGCTCGGCTGA
- a CDS encoding 6-pyruvoyl trahydropterin synthase family protein, producing MNTTTLHAAAASFEAARQLGQCAPAHPASRLHGHGFTARVQCAIAPDWADFPGGEVDKLQQRLAAVLAPLDYRCLNEHLAEPSDGNIARWLAQQLADPALGALEIGVDSTDRQGALRDAAGRMHVWRRYVFQSAHRLPNVPAGHKCGRMHGHGFEAIVQAGEEDGAVDYERLDALWAPLQQQLHYACLNEIEGLQNPTSEMLSSWIWQRLQPALPSLSQVTVFETASCGARFDGTHYRIWKDMTLDSARRLRRAPEGSAHRRLHGHTYTLRLHLSAPLDQVMGWTVDFGDVKQLFNPLFQALDHQPLHEIGGLEDCDTASLAQWILAQGRAGLPQLAGVDLFETRGCGARVAVQEGWA from the coding sequence ATGAATACCACGACTCTCCATGCCGCTGCGGCCTCCTTCGAGGCGGCGCGGCAACTAGGCCAGTGCGCGCCCGCGCACCCGGCATCCCGCCTGCATGGGCATGGCTTCACGGCGCGCGTGCAGTGCGCCATTGCCCCGGACTGGGCCGATTTCCCGGGCGGCGAAGTCGACAAGCTCCAGCAACGGCTGGCCGCAGTCCTTGCGCCGCTGGACTATCGCTGTCTGAACGAGCATCTTGCCGAGCCCAGCGACGGCAACATTGCGCGCTGGCTGGCGCAGCAACTGGCCGATCCGGCATTGGGCGCGCTCGAAATCGGCGTGGACAGCACCGACCGGCAGGGCGCGCTGCGCGATGCGGCGGGCCGGATGCATGTCTGGCGCCGCTATGTTTTTCAGTCCGCGCACCGGCTGCCGAACGTGCCCGCGGGCCACAAGTGCGGGCGCATGCACGGCCATGGCTTCGAGGCCATCGTGCAAGCCGGTGAGGAGGACGGTGCCGTCGATTACGAGCGGCTCGATGCGCTGTGGGCGCCGCTGCAGCAGCAATTGCACTACGCCTGCCTCAACGAGATCGAGGGGCTGCAGAACCCGACCAGCGAGATGCTGTCGAGCTGGATCTGGCAGCGGCTGCAGCCTGCGCTGCCCTCGCTGTCGCAGGTCACGGTGTTCGAGACCGCGTCCTGCGGCGCGCGCTTCGACGGCACGCACTACCGCATCTGGAAGGACATGACGCTGGACAGCGCGCGCCGCCTGCGCCGCGCGCCCGAAGGCAGCGCGCACCGGCGCCTGCACGGCCACACCTATACGCTGCGCCTGCACCTGAGCGCGCCGCTGGACCAGGTCATGGGATGGACGGTGGACTTTGGCGATGTGAAGCAGCTCTTCAACCCGCTGTTCCAGGCGCTCGACCATCAGCCGCTGCACGAGATCGGCGGCCTCGAAGACTGCGACACCGCCAGTCTTGCGCAGTGGATCCTGGCCCAGGGCCGCGCCGGGCTGCCGCAGCTCGCGGGCGTGGATCTGTTCGAGACCCGCGGCTGTGGCGCGCGGGTTGCGGTGCAGGAGGGCTGGGCATGA
- a CDS encoding membrane-bound PQQ-dependent dehydrogenase, glucose/quinate/shikimate family: MEKQKSSSIGGWRAWLLALALLLLATGLYFVIGGAVLLSRGGSWYFVIAGVFFVASAVQIARARASGAWLYLLALAGTVAWALAEVGFDFWGLISRLLALVFIGALVAFTLPLLGRAEGRAAASRPGIVIGAVLVVLGLWGFVGMFQKHPEVAAAAPAANQVPIAPGTEQKDWAHYGNDAGTQRFAALDQITPENVKQLAVAWTFQHGDVPQSTGAGAEDQLTPMQIGDKLFICTPHNNVIALDVDSGKQLWRRDFNASVGGVWERCRGLAYFDVNAAIAAPTVAGSTPVTPVSLPASGGCERRVVMNTIDARLVAINADNGEMCAEFGNQGVVDLTANMGAVANKAYYTMTSAPTVAGTTIVVGGRVADNVQVDMPGGVMRGFDVVTGAMRWHFDPGTQDPNAQLEPGKDFHRSTPNVWAGISYDPAMNTVFLPVGSASVDLYGGTRTALDRKYGASVLALDASTGKEKWVYQTVHNDLWDFDVPMAPSLIDFPKADGSKVPAVAVATKAGQIYVLDRATGKPLTAVEEREVKPGHIANEAYSKTQPFSVGMPQIGAQTLTEADMWGATPFDQLLCRIAFKGMRYDGLYTVPDTDKSLSFPGSLGGMNWGGMSTDPNNHLLFINDMRLGLWVTMVEQKEKAKLSDGGESPNAGMGEVPLGGTPYSVVKNRFLSPLQIPCQKPPFGTMTAVDLKTQKVAWQVPLGTVQDTGPFGIKMLLPMEVGMPTLGGSVATQGGLVFFAGTQDYYLRALESATGKEVWKQRLPVGSQGTPITYKSPKTGKQYVVISAGGARQSPDRGDYVIAYALPDKR; this comes from the coding sequence ATGGAAAAACAAAAATCCTCAAGCATTGGCGGCTGGCGCGCCTGGCTTCTTGCGCTGGCCTTGCTGCTGCTGGCCACCGGCCTGTATTTCGTGATTGGCGGCGCCGTGCTGCTGTCGCGTGGCGGCAGCTGGTACTTCGTGATTGCCGGCGTGTTCTTCGTGGCGTCTGCAGTGCAGATCGCGCGCGCCCGCGCTTCAGGCGCCTGGCTCTACCTGTTGGCGCTGGCCGGCACGGTGGCCTGGGCGCTGGCGGAAGTCGGCTTTGATTTCTGGGGCCTGATCTCGCGCCTGCTGGCGCTGGTGTTCATCGGTGCGCTGGTGGCGTTCACGCTGCCGTTGCTGGGCCGCGCCGAAGGCCGGGCTGCAGCGAGCCGCCCAGGCATCGTGATCGGCGCGGTACTGGTGGTGCTGGGCCTGTGGGGCTTCGTCGGCATGTTCCAGAAGCACCCCGAGGTGGCGGCAGCCGCTCCCGCGGCAAACCAGGTGCCGATTGCTCCGGGCACCGAGCAAAAGGACTGGGCGCACTATGGCAATGACGCCGGCACGCAGCGCTTTGCCGCGCTCGACCAGATCACGCCCGAGAACGTCAAGCAACTCGCCGTGGCCTGGACCTTCCAGCACGGCGATGTGCCGCAATCGACGGGCGCGGGCGCCGAAGACCAGCTCACCCCCATGCAGATCGGCGACAAGCTGTTCATCTGCACGCCGCACAACAATGTGATCGCGCTCGATGTCGACAGCGGCAAGCAGCTGTGGCGCCGTGATTTCAACGCATCGGTGGGCGGGGTCTGGGAACGCTGCCGCGGCCTGGCGTACTTCGATGTGAACGCCGCAATTGCCGCGCCCACGGTGGCCGGTTCGACGCCCGTGACGCCGGTGTCGCTGCCGGCTTCGGGCGGCTGCGAACGCCGCGTGGTCATGAACACCATCGATGCGCGCCTGGTCGCCATCAACGCCGACAACGGCGAGATGTGCGCCGAGTTCGGCAATCAGGGTGTGGTGGATCTCACGGCCAACATGGGCGCCGTGGCCAACAAGGCCTACTACACCATGACCTCGGCGCCCACGGTGGCCGGCACGACCATCGTCGTGGGCGGCCGGGTGGCCGACAACGTGCAGGTCGACATGCCCGGCGGCGTGATGCGCGGCTTCGACGTGGTGACGGGTGCGATGCGCTGGCACTTCGATCCGGGCACGCAGGATCCAAATGCGCAGCTCGAGCCAGGCAAGGACTTCCACCGCTCCACGCCCAATGTCTGGGCCGGCATTTCGTACGACCCGGCCATGAACACCGTGTTCCTGCCCGTGGGCTCGGCTTCGGTCGATCTCTATGGCGGCACGCGCACCGCGCTGGACCGCAAGTACGGCGCATCGGTGCTGGCGCTCGATGCCTCGACGGGCAAGGAAAAGTGGGTCTACCAGACCGTGCACAACGACCTCTGGGACTTCGACGTGCCGATGGCGCCCTCGCTGATCGACTTCCCCAAGGCCGACGGCAGCAAGGTGCCGGCCGTGGCGGTCGCCACCAAGGCCGGCCAGATCTATGTTCTCGACCGCGCGACGGGCAAGCCGCTGACGGCCGTCGAGGAGCGTGAGGTCAAGCCGGGCCATATCGCCAACGAGGCGTATTCCAAGACCCAGCCGTTCTCGGTGGGCATGCCGCAGATCGGCGCGCAGACGCTGACCGAAGCCGACATGTGGGGCGCGACGCCGTTCGACCAGCTGCTGTGCCGCATTGCGTTCAAGGGCATGCGCTACGACGGCCTGTACACCGTGCCCGACACCGACAAGTCGCTGTCTTTCCCCGGCTCGCTGGGCGGCATGAACTGGGGCGGCATGTCGACCGACCCGAACAACCACCTGCTGTTCATCAACGACATGCGCCTGGGCCTGTGGGTGACCATGGTCGAGCAAAAGGAAAAAGCCAAGCTCTCGGACGGCGGCGAGTCGCCGAACGCCGGCATGGGCGAGGTGCCGCTGGGCGGCACGCCTTATTCGGTGGTGAAGAACCGTTTCCTGTCGCCGCTGCAGATTCCCTGCCAGAAGCCGCCGTTCGGCACGATGACCGCCGTGGACCTGAAGACGCAAAAGGTGGCGTGGCAGGTGCCGCTGGGCACGGTGCAGGACACCGGCCCGTTCGGCATCAAGATGCTGCTGCCCATGGAAGTCGGCATGCCGACGCTGGGCGGCTCGGTGGCGACGCAGGGCGGCCTGGTGTTCTTTGCCGGCACGCAGGACTACTACCTGCGCGCGCTGGAAAGCGCGACCGGCAAGGAGGTGTGGAAGCAGCGTCTGCCCGTGGGCAGCCAGGGCACGCCCATCACCTACAAATCGCCCAAGACGGGCAAGCAGTACGTGGTGATCTCGGCCGGTGGCGCGCGCCAGTCGCCCGACCGCGGCGACTATGTGATTGCGTACGCGCTGCCTGACAAGCGCTGA
- a CDS encoding Dps family protein: MPKKSVPATAARSSAINIGISAEDRQAIADGLSRLLADNYTLYLTTHNFHWNVTGPMFNSLHQMFMEQYTELWNAADPIAERIRALGHFAPGSYAQYGQLASLDDAPTTPPAALDMVRILVNGHEAVARTARSLLSIADEAQDEPTADLLTQRLAVHEQTAWMLRSLLAE, from the coding sequence ATGCCCAAGAAGTCCGTTCCAGCCACCGCAGCGCGTTCCAGCGCCATCAACATCGGCATCTCGGCCGAAGACCGCCAGGCCATTGCCGACGGCCTGTCGCGCCTGCTGGCCGACAACTACACGCTGTACCTGACCACGCACAATTTCCACTGGAACGTCACCGGCCCGATGTTCAACAGCCTGCACCAGATGTTCATGGAGCAGTACACCGAGCTGTGGAATGCGGCCGACCCGATTGCCGAGCGCATCCGCGCGCTGGGCCATTTCGCGCCCGGCTCGTACGCGCAGTACGGCCAGCTGGCGTCGCTGGACGACGCCCCCACCACGCCGCCCGCGGCGCTCGACATGGTGCGCATCCTGGTCAACGGCCACGAAGCCGTGGCGCGCACCGCGCGTTCGCTGCTGTCCATCGCCGACGAAGCCCAGGACGAACCCACCGCCGACCTGCTGACGCAGCGCCTGGCGGTGCATGAGCAGACCGCCTGGATGCTGCGCTCGCTGCTCGCGGAATAA
- a CDS encoding helix-turn-helix transcriptional regulator encodes MKNQLRVLRAAAGWTQADLAERLGVSRQAVNAVETEKHDPSLDLAFRISSVFQRPVDEIFENPHAARSR; translated from the coding sequence ATGAAGAACCAGTTGCGCGTGCTGCGCGCCGCAGCCGGCTGGACCCAGGCCGATCTGGCCGAGCGCCTGGGGGTCTCGCGCCAGGCGGTCAACGCCGTGGAAACCGAAAAGCACGATCCCTCGCTGGATCTGGCGTTTCGCATCAGCAGCGTGTTCCAGCGGCCAGTGGACGAGATCTTCGAGAATCCGCACGCGGCCCGGTCCCGCTGA